In a genomic window of Spirosoma agri:
- a CDS encoding coiled-coil domain-containing protein, with product MAEEKEDEIILEVKVDEEAVEKKIIDLRKQVVGLKADKEKLRAENKAGTITLDAYATGMTKTNLAINAANKSIRENERTIERATIQQQAASGSLVQLRAQLSLLTADFDNLSEAERNNEEIGGVLKDRINDITDVLKEQEVQTGRTYRLVGDYAGAIEGAITGNNTWTGRLRDTAASLKQGKENLTQYIQGLKGSTEGMNGAQKASVGLGLGLKAIGIGLLLQAIAGLIAFLSKMDAGMDKVEQATAALSAGFENLIQTIAPIGEAIVDAFTHPLDSIVNFGKALLHPIDSINSLIDGSKNLADEITTNVGKAAAAAVDYTKAMQDLGDEQDGLIAQQARVNAQVAKALLSTKDRSKTERERIKLLDEAGKAELDLANTTVSIRQRELDALVKFQKSKKELQDADRVDLQKAQAAVINAQAETDQTAQQIQNRRSALREQEAAEVKAAADRAEAAAKKRAENLLAIEERKLLTAKQQGKETLAFEESVIRAQLKLDLVGLGKNSEQRKLLVKKAEVDIAAVKLKSAQDTADRVNEIEQSRISAQLLLAQKGSQKELELQKKALTDQLDFDKARAVDTIKNEQQLTARLRLLDAKYNSDTEQLDENFKRAQIDRANELAGKRLETEINLSKETFLVQLDNQRKQIDQEEKHGLALLKLDEDLARERGQLDEQLQSDLLVRQSAIQSKAIAARRQLAQQEAERDRQDAIALAEAKVIAANDGSFKELKARKELLRKQRDNEIVAAKENTAEIARIKASFRDQEEKLDTDFNTKLAEQILSTASLVSSGLSTLYEYQAKAATNVLDKQQADALRSAGTNADLRSRIDEQYQKKREALEKEAARKRKRIASIENVIQTASAGTAALKLFAENPVLGAITELLILAKAAANQKLIDQQAFAYGGTYLSDGKGAVIKGPGTAQSDSINSRLSNGESVLTADATAMFYDELSAMNVLGGGRPFPQAGDVQIPQMGFAFGGVPKSNDNSLLEVVDAIAKLNILVNVTDINRVNDDLTMAKAIGDY from the coding sequence ATGGCAGAAGAGAAGGAGGATGAAATTATTCTTGAGGTCAAGGTTGACGAAGAGGCCGTTGAGAAGAAAATTATTGATTTGCGGAAGCAGGTCGTTGGTTTAAAAGCCGACAAGGAAAAACTACGGGCCGAAAATAAAGCGGGTACCATCACGCTTGATGCGTATGCCACGGGTATGACCAAGACAAACTTGGCCATCAATGCGGCTAATAAGTCGATCCGTGAGAATGAGCGCACGATTGAACGCGCTACCATCCAGCAACAGGCCGCATCGGGCTCACTGGTCCAGCTCAGAGCGCAGCTTTCATTATTAACCGCTGACTTCGATAATCTATCTGAAGCTGAACGGAACAATGAAGAGATTGGCGGGGTACTCAAAGACCGAATAAATGATATCACTGACGTTCTGAAAGAGCAGGAAGTTCAGACGGGTCGTACCTACCGGCTGGTGGGTGATTACGCGGGCGCCATCGAAGGGGCTATCACTGGTAACAACACATGGACGGGGCGTCTCAGGGATACGGCAGCCAGTTTAAAACAGGGTAAAGAGAATCTTACTCAGTACATTCAGGGATTAAAGGGATCGACCGAGGGCATGAACGGCGCTCAAAAGGCTTCTGTCGGTTTAGGTCTGGGTTTGAAGGCGATTGGTATTGGGCTACTTCTTCAGGCCATTGCGGGTCTAATTGCCTTCCTGAGCAAGATGGATGCCGGCATGGATAAGGTCGAGCAAGCTACGGCCGCCCTATCGGCTGGTTTTGAGAATTTGATCCAGACCATCGCGCCCATCGGTGAAGCGATTGTTGATGCCTTCACTCATCCGCTTGATAGTATCGTCAATTTTGGCAAAGCGTTACTTCATCCGATCGATTCAATTAATTCTCTGATTGATGGATCAAAGAACCTGGCCGATGAGATAACAACCAACGTTGGAAAGGCGGCCGCAGCCGCGGTTGACTACACCAAGGCCATGCAGGATCTGGGTGATGAGCAGGACGGCTTAATTGCTCAACAGGCAAGGGTCAATGCTCAGGTGGCCAAGGCGCTTCTGTCGACGAAAGATCGATCTAAAACCGAACGAGAACGCATTAAACTTTTGGATGAAGCTGGTAAAGCTGAACTTGATCTGGCCAATACCACCGTATCAATACGTCAACGGGAACTAGATGCCCTGGTTAAATTTCAGAAGTCAAAAAAAGAACTTCAGGATGCAGATCGGGTAGATCTGCAAAAAGCGCAGGCGGCCGTTATCAACGCGCAAGCCGAAACGGACCAGACCGCGCAGCAGATTCAGAACCGTCGGTCGGCCCTTCGTGAACAGGAAGCAGCCGAGGTGAAAGCCGCAGCTGATCGGGCTGAAGCGGCCGCTAAAAAACGGGCCGAAAACTTACTGGCTATCGAAGAGCGTAAGTTACTCACGGCCAAACAGCAGGGTAAAGAGACACTAGCATTTGAAGAGTCGGTCATTCGGGCCCAATTAAAACTTGATCTGGTCGGTCTTGGTAAAAATTCAGAGCAGCGTAAACTTCTGGTCAAGAAAGCCGAGGTTGACATTGCGGCAGTCAAACTAAAAAGCGCGCAAGACACTGCCGATCGTGTCAATGAGATTGAACAATCCAGGATTAGCGCTCAATTATTACTAGCACAAAAGGGTAGCCAGAAAGAATTAGAGCTTCAGAAAAAAGCGTTAACCGATCAGCTCGATTTTGATAAGGCCCGGGCGGTCGATACGATCAAAAATGAGCAGCAGCTAACGGCCAGGCTTCGTCTGCTCGATGCCAAGTACAATTCGGACACCGAGCAGCTTGACGAAAACTTTAAACGGGCCCAGATTGATCGAGCGAATGAGTTGGCCGGTAAACGGCTTGAGACCGAAATCAATCTCAGTAAAGAAACCTTCCTGGTTCAACTCGATAATCAGCGTAAGCAGATTGATCAGGAGGAAAAACATGGACTGGCGTTACTCAAACTTGACGAAGACCTGGCGCGTGAACGAGGTCAGCTTGATGAGCAGCTTCAATCTGACTTACTGGTTCGGCAAAGTGCGATCCAATCAAAGGCCATTGCCGCTCGTCGACAACTGGCTCAACAGGAAGCTGAGCGGGATCGTCAGGATGCGATTGCCCTGGCTGAAGCTAAAGTCATTGCGGCCAATGACGGATCCTTCAAAGAGTTAAAAGCTCGTAAAGAATTACTTCGTAAACAGCGTGACAATGAGATAGTCGCGGCCAAAGAGAATACCGCTGAAATCGCCAGGATTAAGGCCTCATTCCGTGATCAGGAGGAAAAGCTCGACACTGATTTCAACACCAAACTGGCTGAGCAGATCCTGTCGACGGCTAGTCTGGTATCGAGCGGCCTGTCAACGCTGTATGAGTACCAGGCTAAGGCCGCGACGAACGTTCTCGATAAGCAACAGGCCGACGCCCTGCGCTCAGCCGGTACCAATGCGGATCTGCGCAGCCGCATCGATGAACAATATCAGAAAAAGCGGGAAGCCTTAGAAAAGGAAGCAGCTCGCAAACGGAAGCGAATTGCCTCGATCGAGAATGTTATTCAGACCGCGAGTGCCGGCACGGCTGCCCTGAAGTTGTTTGCTGAAAACCCAGTACTGGGAGCGATTACCGAATTGTTGATTCTGGCGAAAGCCGCAGCGAATCAGAAACTGATCGATCAGCAGGCCTTCGCCTATGGGGGTACCTATCTCAGCGACGGTAAAGGGGCAGTGATCAAGGGACCAGGTACGGCTCAATCCGATAGTATCAACTCCCGGCTCAGTAATGGCGAATCGGTTCTAACGGCCGACGCAACGGCCATGTTTTACGACGAGCTGTCAGCCATGAATGTGCTCGGTGGCGGCCGACCCTTTCCCCAAGCTGGCGATGTGCAGATACCACAAATGGGCTTTGCCTTCGGTGGTGTGCCCAAGTCTAATGATAACAGTTTGCTAGAAGTAGTTGACGCCATTGCCAAGTTGAATATACTCGTCAACGTTACTGACATTAATCGAGTTAACGATGACCTGACAATGGCCAAAGCTATAGGTGATTATTAA
- a CDS encoding ATP-dependent Clp protease proteolytic subunit → MAKIAQINISGIILPEDYIWWEMEATSLYRVKQQIQAAGEFDQIQLTICSPGGYCREGWSIVDYLYGLGKPINTLAYGQCASFGTVIHAMGTVRETTKYCEWMYHRPWDYCAGNDLQVAKFNAGLAKETQKLFGFYAERFAKPIEEVSALIQEDDLFLDPQETVDNGFSTAIYLPGAMATQANTNLPGFTAPLDPAKKQKPVYMMSLGDLKINPDAPKEEGPTGSQSNLKTNTMAEKKKSLMAAAASIVAFFAGADPKALDNKLKDGRTLVTDSTGDTPVIGDDATIDGEAAPDGDYELEKDGVIVSVKDGKVSGVSDPDEEDDTETEGSADPVDTATDDVPDAATVAAILKENKELKAQVSAQDKKLTALESRVTAVFGKLTSQDPQTQANRQPKTPNTAQLSDRDQVLTEHVAKYAYKPREEVTQ, encoded by the coding sequence GTGGCAAAAATTGCTCAAATCAACATTTCCGGGATCATCCTGCCTGAAGATTATATCTGGTGGGAAATGGAGGCCACTTCGCTTTACCGGGTCAAACAACAGATACAGGCCGCTGGTGAGTTTGATCAGATCCAACTCACCATTTGCTCACCCGGTGGGTATTGCCGCGAAGGCTGGTCCATAGTTGACTATCTCTATGGTTTGGGCAAACCCATTAACACGCTGGCTTACGGTCAGTGTGCCTCCTTCGGTACGGTAATTCATGCCATGGGAACCGTGCGCGAAACCACTAAATACTGCGAGTGGATGTACCACCGGCCGTGGGATTACTGCGCCGGCAACGACCTGCAAGTGGCCAAGTTCAACGCTGGACTGGCCAAGGAAACCCAGAAACTTTTTGGTTTCTACGCTGAGCGGTTTGCCAAACCCATCGAAGAGGTTAGCGCTCTTATTCAGGAAGATGACCTGTTTCTTGATCCGCAGGAGACGGTTGACAATGGCTTCTCAACCGCCATCTATTTACCAGGTGCAATGGCCACCCAGGCTAACACCAATTTACCCGGCTTCACCGCACCACTGGATCCCGCTAAAAAGCAGAAACCGGTGTACATGATGAGTCTGGGTGATTTAAAAATCAATCCCGATGCCCCCAAAGAAGAGGGGCCAACAGGTTCACAATCCAATCTAAAAACCAATACAATGGCAGAGAAAAAGAAGTCGCTAATGGCAGCGGCAGCGTCAATTGTGGCCTTTTTTGCCGGTGCCGATCCTAAGGCGCTGGATAATAAGCTTAAGGATGGCCGCACCCTGGTCACTGATTCAACAGGAGACACCCCGGTTATTGGCGATGACGCCACTATCGATGGGGAAGCCGCTCCAGATGGTGATTACGAACTTGAAAAAGATGGCGTCATCGTATCAGTGAAGGATGGTAAAGTGTCTGGTGTAAGCGATCCGGATGAGGAAGACGATACGGAGACCGAAGGCAGTGCTGACCCCGTTGACACGGCCACTGATGACGTGCCTGACGCGGCCACAGTAGCCGCAATTCTCAAAGAAAATAAAGAGCTAAAGGCCCAGGTATCTGCTCAGGACAAAAAGCTCACTGCACTGGAAAGTCGCGTCACGGCCGTGTTCGGAAAGTTGACCAGCCAGGATCCACAAACGCAGGCGAACCGGCAGCCTAAAACCCCTAACACTGCACAGTTATCTGACCGGGATCAGGTGCTCACCGAACACGTAGCGAAATACGCGTATAAACCTCGCGAAGAAGTCACCCAATAG
- a CDS encoding DUF6712 family protein, whose product MNEQTLPWLNRANYKSRIGEFPESFSVETKLASTLERVVASWLTDLIGQKTVSDILADIKTNVISQNNQLPEQWSQSTKDWMALIIPFLVHASWSEFIVVSNVTITVNGPVTVHSDGSDPISDQQRSSIARVHKGYADMYALKLAKKATLNECSTERAGSGRPSLRSAGGKRQSRFD is encoded by the coding sequence ATGAACGAACAGACCCTTCCGTGGCTCAACCGGGCTAATTATAAGAGTCGCATTGGCGAATTCCCAGAATCGTTTTCCGTCGAAACCAAGTTAGCCAGCACGCTGGAGCGCGTAGTAGCCAGCTGGCTAACGGATCTTATCGGGCAGAAGACTGTGAGTGATATCTTGGCTGACATCAAAACCAATGTTATCAGCCAGAACAATCAACTTCCAGAGCAGTGGTCCCAATCGACTAAAGACTGGATGGCATTAATAATACCGTTCCTGGTTCATGCGAGCTGGAGCGAATTTATCGTCGTGTCAAACGTAACGATTACGGTTAACGGTCCGGTTACGGTGCACAGCGACGGATCAGATCCTATATCGGACCAGCAGCGGTCGTCGATCGCCCGGGTTCACAAAGGATACGCCGATATGTATGCCCTCAAGCTGGCCAAGAAAGCCACGTTGAATGAGTGCAGCACCGAACGTGCCGGCTCCGGCCGGCCCTCACTTCGGTCAGCTGGCGGTAAACGCCAAAGCAGATTCGACTAA